A portion of the Zootoca vivipara chromosome 6, rZooViv1.1, whole genome shotgun sequence genome contains these proteins:
- the SPEN gene encoding msx2-interacting protein isoform X2 — protein sequence MVRETRHLWVGNLPENVREEKIIEHFKRYGRVESVKILPKRGSEGGVAAFVDFVDIKSAQKAHNSVNKMGDRDLRTDYNEPGTIPSAARGLDDTVSIASRSREVSGFRGGGGGPTYGPPPSLHAREGRYERRLDGASDNRERAYEHSAYGHHERGTGGFDRTRHYDQDYYRDARERTLQHGLYYSSRSRSPSRFDAHDPRYEPRAREQFTLPSVVHRDIYRDDLTREVRGRRPERNYQHSRSRSPHSSQSRTQSPQRLASQASRPTRSPSGSGSRSRSSSSDSISSSSSTSSDSSDSSSSSSDESPARSVQSTAVPAPTSQLLPSLEKDEPRKSFGIKVQNLPVRSTDTSLKDGLFHEFKKYGKVTSVQIHGASEERYGLVFFRQQEDQEKALNASKGKLFFGMQIEVTAWIGPETESENEFRPLDERIDEFHPKATRTLFIGNLEKTTTYHDLRNIFQRFGGIVDIDIKKVNGVPQYAFLQYCDITSVCKAIKKMDGEYLGNNRLKLGFGKSMPTNCMWLDGLSTNVTDQYLTRHFCRYGPVVKVDFANRESQLSFYQSMENTGQDIRDFYEMLAERRDERRGSYEYAADRTYYEAVRTPGTYPEDPRREYPARSREFYADWDPYQAEYYDPRYYDDPREYRDYRGDPYEQDIREYSYRQRERERFESDRDRDHERRPIERSQSPAHSRRPQSPGASPSQSERLQSDSERRIYSRSSERSGSCSSLSPPRYDKLDKARLERYTKNEKPEKERAFEQERTDKDKRLVRKEKPEKLEKDKADKQKRRAKNHSPSSQSSETDPETEREPTPEKVKGSSKASRERADKEGAAKNRLELMPCVVLTRVKEKEGKVIEQPALEKLRGKQENDMLKSPLLEQKMQISQADQTKSEQLKLEPARVKVPKEKVLASHIEVVEKDAKLKPKKHLKAELPSEVTNPVDLEKLEARKRRFADANLKPDKQKTDFKRSSQEEEDGRVVLKKQIELTSSESERKPLRKETLKRESKKSKQERLASVTSPKEAQEPASISLGIGLRPSLELQARLGELLEEPGEAPEIPARKVNSIKLQHKHIQLLDDQGTEREDKWKNYCSLPEEVPDHKLAQEKPPSSDIEEKIPIDIDHTQSYRKQMELSRRLKQQMEMEIAKHEKFGSPKKDLDEYERRSLVHEVGKPPQDVTDDSPPSKRKKSSDAFDFEISTKRERNYRSSRQVSEDSERAACSPSLRPFPFHEDEEMLESPRLVPVKETKESPKMDEKGPPYSNVAVREDSLKFNPYDSSRREQMVEMAKIKLSSVSCEEELNRWESQVKQEPGRVDITFPSSIVKRDGIRKRSIRDLEPGEVPSDSDDDGDNKAHSPKNPSLLESSRLSFLLRDREEKLRDREERLPTSLERNKFYSFALDKTITPDTKALLERAKSLSSSREENWSFLDWDSRFANFRNNKDKEKVDSAPRPIPSWYMKKKKIRTDSEGKLDDKKEDHKEDEQERQELFASRFLHSSIFEQDSKRLQHLERKDEDLDFLSGRLYGRQASLDGNIGMSEFVPEPVVLFHSRFVELTRMQQKEKEKDQKPKEAEKQEEKESQPKSPEAAAPEDKVAEHKHLLSVGPFPVALVLQEPGPAMPEKVTNEKLSVIAPSLREEKPLPELGPVAEEPKPLPELLAAVKTEPPEHMEAPPGIDINKDPALSAATPPEEDLVPLVHPSYLDTKPPTPGSSFSQADIGTDPEPEIIPPPPPPPPPPLKPAARSEELPELKEESVSPPLNSEAGAGQKAEPAVEVLPPVSDTEMEAEPLVVIKDKKPYKNKRSKNPVQTSVANVAEKPVTRKSERIDREKLKRSGSPRGEALKVETEKVPRNAAKSPSAAPEPENPEPSLPVSRTRRRNVRSVYATTGDHEGPSPMKDTLEVTRPTRKRVEREPPDSTLTPTPPRRGRPPKSRRKPEEEVSPVKAEPAHLEVEEAESKEMVEVPKPVEGWRSPRSQKLAHGHSPAASSPQAKKGGKNESKAENLVVPEESPDLPGQGSNGSENGNKPKVEKEPLLSDQKRDRKEVELEKNVPEACTIEIVERKPVSERTPKSKRGRSRNVKAVDKASLMKSLKSVEIRLNVDEVKGALRPSEEDMEPVPASSPKNKSPRKEDKLSPHFIKTEAEDPFQEAEKDLACESTQSPEADRLAKQIELEQAVENIAKLTESQTIAAYKEQAAEVSDVRPEEDGDKPAHQASETELAAAIGSIIYDISGEAESFPAPPTYPTESESEMPAEPLVLPPAREEMEPETDQAVSNILESEATSAEQPAPPGPGTAPEADSVKEAEVSVSESSNSAQEAEPLQEADMARKERGRQKTSRPRRKRSTSKKGDAAAEPRAVEPERIQSKSPVANEVKGKSEGASKEESQEKSSPLASQPGPPDAGKAASLEGASPEPPVAESTPMPKAVDLLSPPVPVEEVSQSGFKLQPGADSAPVTPPPGTPNTPLPAAAAPPSAAAKPVPAGSAPLHSSTAKVTEWIVKHEEARARSTPPPALPPDTKASDIDTNSSTLRKILMEPKYVAATSVASTTHVTAAIAEPVSSPRLVEEDPPPPPAEVVRPGSEDKPAVPAMNALEPPVAEAPVFTEKEKVITVIAPKATSVISRMPHSIDLEETPRIALVKQAPQTCLVNALSPKYKQRPSTNDNSRFHPGSMSVIEDRPVETGSSPGLRVNTSEGIVLLSYSQQKTEGQQRITAKISQIPPASAVDIEFQQSVSKSQIKQEPLGPSQPIPKGSQAPTGYGSVSAPSSLVLGAQQYSPSPVLSSIKQERGSLEKSEPLHLSVQAPTSQSGPVKVLSQSANTPSILVHNQMVLPPSIASSTNKKLPDPGALKVETKTLQPSSLSPGVGPHHPSLSSKIHPEANHVSAGPSTPAERVVSHLGVTKQEPLSPRTSGHSPSPFPRACHPGGPSSPALSGNNSMLGIQGSPCPGIPVPQYISSMHPEQSVIMPPHSVTQTVSLGHLSQGEVRMNTPPLPGMPYSIRPEALHSPRAALQPQRSSTPQPAPIREIVMPPLSSQHSSEEEMHYHHTVCRGSAPVQSDVLVMQPDYRLHPSGIRIDQYNVPRDVRMMMHPHMAAVGGDHHPETRQSRTPEGRSVKTPPATKTLPSGKEAPKASEVKMAHSPHSESRLLSGQLPGLPLTQPVVVPHGVQIMHPAGTSFHDYRTVYGDMRSYHPAAQLGHPQFSGASPIGLPSRSMTPSQGLPEGEHTHPNQPAHSKTPQLSQEPKGAQAAGPDPTHHPVAVNRHIQQIDPHLHLQRSQADAGQTSYPSPVAISVKQELPSPHQAPVQKPALFIPTTSGPGAPPGLPLSRPEPQSVLKQDLAPHPVSQRPVDMVQLLTKYPIVWQGLLALKNDTAAVQLHFVSGNNVLAHRSLPAPEGGPPLRIAQRMRLEASQLEGVARRMMVESDYCLLLALPCGRDQEDVVNQTESLKAAFISYLQAKQAAGIINVPNPGSNQPAYVLQIFPPCEFSESHLSRLAPDLLASISNISPHLMIVIASV from the exons TAGTGACTCCAGCAGCAGCTCAAGTGACGAGTCTCCGGCCCGTTCAGTTCAATCCACGGCAGTTCCAGCACCCACCTCCCAGTTGCTTCCATCTCTGGAAAAAGATGAGCCCCGCAAAAGTTTTGGGATTAAGGTTCAGAATCTTCCAGTGCGCTCCACAG ACACCAGCCTTAAAGATGGTTTATTCCACGAGTTCAAGAAGTACGGGAAGGTGACATCTGTGCAGATTCACGGAGCCTCTGAAGAGCGATATGGACTGGTGTTCTTCCGGCAACAGGAGGATCAGGAGAAAGCGCTCAATGCTTCCAAAGGGAAACTCTTCTTTGGCATGCAGATTGAAGTGACTGCTTGGATAGGGCCAG AAACAGAGAGCGAGAATGAATTTCGGCCTTTAGATGAAAGAATAGATGAATTCCACCCCAAGGCAACGAGAACTCTGTTCATCGGCAATCTAGAAAAAACCACCACTTATCATGACCTTCGCAACATTTTCCAGCGTTTTGGAGGGATAGTG GATATTGACATCAAGAAAGTGAACGGGGTTCCCCAGTATGCATTCCTGCAGTACTGTGATATTACAAGTGTGTGTAAAGCGATCAAGAAGATGGATGGGGAATATCTCGGAAATAATCGGCTCAAG ctgggctttgggaagagcATGCCCACCAACTGCATGTGGTTGGATGGTCTTTCGACAAACGTGACGGATCAGTATTTAACGCGACATTTCTGCCGCTATGGTCCTGTGGTGAAG GTGGATTTTGCAAACCGTGAAAGCCAGTTGTCATTCTATCAATCTATGGAGAATACGGGCCAAGATATCAGAGACTTCTATGAAATGCTGGCAGAAAGAAG GGATGAAAGGAGAGGATCTTATGAATATGCTGCTGACCGTACCTACTATGAGGCTGTTCGCACCCCAGGAACGTATCCTGAAGATCCTCGGAGAGAATATCCAGCCCGTAGCAGGGAGTTTTATGCTGACTGGGATCCTTACCAAGCAGAGTATTACGACCCACGGTATTACGACGACCCACGGGAATACAGAGATTACAGGGGTGACCCTTATGAGCAAGACATAAGAGAGTATAGTTACAGGCAACGGGAGCGGGAGCGATTTGAATCAGACCGGGACCGGGACCATGAAAGGAGGCCTATTGAAAGGAGCCAAAGCCCAGCTCATTCCCGACGGCCCCAAAGCCCTGGAGCATCTCCGTCCCAATCAGAGAGGCTGCAGAGTGATTCTGAGCGGAGGATCTACAGCCGGTCCTCGGAGCGGAGCGGCAGCTGcagctccctctccccaccccgctaTGACAAGCTGGACAAAGCCCGCCTCGAGCGCTACACAAAAAACGAGAAGCCCGAAAAAGAGCGGGCCTTTGAGCAAGAGAGAACGGACAAAGACAAGCGCCTGGTAAGGAAGGAGAAACCAGAAAAACTTGAAAAGGATAAAGCAGACAAACAGAAACGGAGGGCCAAAAATCATTCTCCCAGCTCTCAGTCATCGGAAACAGACCCAGAAACCGAACGAGAGCCCACCCCTGAGaaggtcaaaggcagcagcaaaGCGAGTCGGGAGAGAGCAGATAAAGAAGGAGCTGCAAAGAACCGTCTGGAGCTGATGCCATGTGTCGTGCTAACACGAGtcaaggaaaaggaagggaaagtaaTCGAACAGCCTGCTTTGGAAAAGCTGCGTGGGAAGCAAGAAAACGACATGCTCAAGTCTCCTTTGCTTgaacaaaaaatgcaaatttcTCAGGCAGACCAAACCAAGTCAGAGCAGCTGAAACTTGAACCTGCCCGAGTGAAAGTGCCAAAAGAGAAGGTGCTTGCCAGTCACATCGAAGTGGTTGAAAAGGATGCAAAACTGAAGCCTAAGAAGCACCTGAAGGCAGAGCTGCCTAGTGAAGTGACTAACCCAGTAGATCTAGAAAAGCTGGAAGCTCGCAAAAGACGCTTTGCGGATGCAAACCTCAAGCCAGATAAGCAAAAAACGGACTTTAAAAGGAgtagtcaggaggaggaggatgggcgTGTGGTTTTGAAAAAGCAGATTGAGTTAACAAGTAGTGAATCTGAGAGAAAGCCCTTGAGGAAAGAGACTCTTAAAAGGGAATCCAAGAAAAGCAAGCAGGAAAGGCTTGCCTCAGTGACcagccccaaagaagctcaagagCCAGCCAGTATTTCTCTGGGGATTGGTTTACGGCCCAGTTTAGAGCTGCAGGCTAGGCTGGGGGAGCTACTTGAGGAACCCGGGGAAGCCCCTGAGATCCCTGCAAGGAAGGTGAATTCCATCAAATTGCAGCACAAGCATATACAGCTGTTAGATGACCAAGGAACTGAGCGAGAGGACAAATGGAAAAACTACTGCAGTCTTCCCGAAGAAGTGCCCGACCACAAGCTAGCTCAAGAGAAGCCTCCGTCATCCGACATTGAGGAAAAGATTCCCATAGACATTGATCACACGCAGAGTTATCGGAAGCAAATGGAGCTGAGTCGCAGGTTGAAGCagcaaatggaaatggaaattgcaAAGCACGAGAAGTTTGGCAGCCCAAAGAAAGACCTTGATGAGTACGAGAGGCGTAGCCTGGTGCATGAAGTGGGGAAACCCCCGCAGGATGTGACAGACGACTCCCCTCCCAGCAAGCGGAAGAAATCCTCTGACGCTTTCGACTTTGAAATtagcacaaagagagagagaaactacagGAGCTCTCGGCAGGTGAGCGAGGACTCCGAAAGGGCGGCCTGTTCCCCTAGCCTCAGGCCCTTCCCTTTCCATGAGGATGAGGAGATGCTGGAGTCCCCGAGGCTGGTGCCTGTGAAAGAAACCAAAGAGTCACCTAAAATGGATGAAAAGGGTCCTCCATATTCTAATGTGGCTGTGAGGGAGGATTCTTTGAAATTTAATCCCTACGACTCCAGTCGAAGAGAGCAGATGGTAGAAATGGCTAAAATAAAATTATCTTCTGTGAGTTGTGAGGAAGAACTGAACAGATGGGAATCCCAAGTGAAACAAGAGCCTGGGAGGGTGGACATCACCTTCCCAAGCAGCATTGTCAAGAGAGATGGCATAAGGAAGCGGTCAATACGGGACCTGGAGCCAGGAGAGGTGCCTTCAGACTCTGACGATGATGGCGATAATAAAGCCCATTCTCCAAAAAACCCTTCGTTGCTGGAGAGCTCCAGGTTGTCTTTTTTATTACGGGACAGGGAAGAGAAACTTCGTGATcgggaggagaggctgccaacCTCTTTGGAAAGGAACAAGTTTTATTCCTTTGCATTGGACAAGACAATCACTCCCGACACAAAGGCCTTGCTTGAGAGAGCCAAATCTCTCTCATCCTCCAGAGAAGAGAATTGGTCTTTCCTTGACTGGGACTCGAGGTTTGCTAATTTTAGGAACAATAAGGACAAAGAGAAAGTGGATTCTGCTCCAAGGCCTATCCCCTCGTGGTatatgaaaaagaagaaaatccgAACCGATTCTGAAGGGAAGCTGGATGATAAGAAGGAAGACCACAAGGAGGATGAGCAAGAGAGGCAGGAGCTCTTTGCTTCACGCTTCCTGCACAGCTCCATCTTTGAGCAGGACTCGAAGCGCCTGCAGCACTTGGAAAGGAAAGACGAAGACCTTGACTTCCTCTCTGGTAGATTGTATGGCCGGCAGGCATCCCTGGATGGGAACATTGGCATGTCAGAGTTTGTGCCAGAGCCAGTGGTTCTCTTCCACAGCAGGTTTGTGGAGCTCACACGAatgcaacaaaaagaaaaggagaaagaccAGAAGCCCAAAGAAGCagaaaagcaggaggagaaggagagtcaGCCCAAAAGCCCAGAAGCAGCAGCGCCTGAGGACAAAGTGGCAGAACATAAGCACCTGCTTTCAGTTGGGCCATTTCCAGTTGCTCTTGTACTCCAAGAACCAGGGCCAGCCATGCCGGAAAAGGTCACAAACGAGAAGTTGTCAGTCATTGCGCCCTCTTTGAGAGAAGAGAAGCCTCTACCTGAACTTGGCCCTGTGGCTGAAGAACCAAAGCCTCTTCCAGAACTCCTTGCTGCTGTCAAAACTGAACCACCTGAGCATATGGAAGCACCGCCAGGAATAGACATCAACAAGGACCCTGCTCTTTCTGCAGCAACTCCTCCTGAGGAAGACTTGGTACCCCTAGTGCACCCTTCCTATTTGGACACAAAGCCACCCACACCTGGATCTTCTTTCTCTCAAGCGGACATCGGCACAGATCCAGAACCTGAAataatcccaccaccaccaccaccaccacctccaccactCAAACCAGCAGCAAGGTCCGAGGAACTGCCTGAGCTGAAAGAAGAAAGTGTTTCACCACCTCTGAACTCTGAGGCTGGTGCAGGGCAGAAAGCAGAGCCAGCTGTGGAGGTCCTGCCTCCAGTCTCCGACACAGAGATGGAAGCCGAACCCCTTGTTGTCATCAAAGACAAGAAACCATACAAGAATAAACGTTCCAAAAACCCTGTCCAGACTTCGGTTGCAAACGTTGCGGAGAAGCCTGTCACAAGGAAGAGTGAAAGGATTGACCGCGAGAAACTTAAAAGGTCGGGCTCTCCCCGCGGGGAAGCACTGAAGGTGGAAACAGAGAAGGTTCCGAGAAACGCTGCTAAATCTCCAAGTGCTGCACCAGAGCCGGAAAACCCAGAGCCTAGCTTGCCAGTGAGCAGGACGAGGCGCAGGAATGTGCGGTCAGTTTATGCCACCACAGGGGATCATGAAGGCCCATCGCCCATGAAGGATACTCTGGAGGTCACCAGGCCTACCAGGAAAAGGGTTGAAAGGGAGCCACCAGACTCTACCTTAACTCCAACCCCTCCAAGGAGAGGCAGGCCTCCCAAATCCCGTCGCAAGCCTGAGGAGGAAGTCTCTCCCGTGAAGGCTGAACCAGCCCACCTAGAGGTAGAAGAAGCAGAATCAAAAGAGATGGTGGAAGTCCCGAAACCCGTGGAGGGGTGGAGGTCGCCCCGATCCCAAAAGCTGGCACACGGCCACTCTCCAGCAGCCAGCTCTCCTCAAGCTAAGAAAGGGGGTAAGAACGAGTCGAAGGCTGAGAATTTGGTGGTGCCAGAAGAGTCCCCTGACCTCCCTGGCCAAGGCTCGAATGGAAGTGAAAACGGTAACAAGCCCAAAGTGGAGAAAGAGCCTCTTCTGAGTGACCAGAAGCGAGATAGGAAAGAAGTCGAGCTGGAGAAAAATGTCCCTGAAGCCTGCACCATTGAGATTGTGGAAAGAAAGCCTGTCTCTGAGAGAACTCCAAAGTCCAAACGTGGAAGATCCAGGAACGTCAAGGCTGTCGATAAAGCCTCCTTGATGAAGAGCTTGAAAAGCGTTGAAATCCGGCTTAATGTGGATGAAGTCAAAGGTGCTTTGCGGCCCAGCGAAGAGGACATGGAGCCTGTGCCGGCATCTTCCCCCAAGAACAAAAGTCCCCGGAAGGAAGACAAATTGTCACCCCATTTCATAAAGACAGAGGCAGAAGACCCCTTCCAGGAAGCAGAGAAGGATCTGGCTTGTGAGTCAACGCAGTCTCCTGAAGCAGACCGGCTGGCCAAGCAGATCGAGCTGGAGCAGGCCGTGGAGAATATTGCAAAGCTCACCGAAAGCCAGACGATTGCAGCCTACAAGGAACAGGCGGCTGAAGTGTCAGACGTTCGCCCGGAGGAAGACGGGGACAAGCCTGCTCATCAGGCCAGCGAAACAGAACTTGCAGCCGCCATTGGCTCCATCATCTATGACATCTCTGGAGAGGCTGAAAGTTTCCCTGCTCCACCAACATATCCTACCGAATCCGAATCGGAAATGCCCGCAGAACCGTTGGTGCTCCCACCCGCACGAGAAGAGATGGAGCCTGAAACTGATCAAGCCGTGAGCAATATCTTGGAGTCGGAAGCCACTTCAGCTGAGCAGCCCGCCCCACCGGGCCCTGGCACTGCCCCAGAGGCAGACTCTGTCAAAGAGGCGGAAGTGAGTGTGAGTGAATCCTCCAATTCAGCACAAGAAGCAGAACCCTTGCAAGAGGCCGACATGGCTCGGAAGGAACGGGGCCGCCAGAAAACCAGCCGGCCAAGGCGCAAGCGGAGCACAAGCAAGAAAGGGGATGCAGCAGCAGAACCGAGGGCTGTTGAGCCCGAACGTATACAAAGCAAATCTCCAGTGGCCAACGAGGTTAAAGGGAAGTCAGAAGGAGCCTCGAAAGAAGAGAGTCAAGAGAAAAGCTCTCCTCTGGCTTCCCAGCCGGGTCCCCCTGATGCCGGCAAGGCTGCATCCCTGGAGGGGGCTTCTCCAGaacctcctgtggcagagagcaccCCCATGCCCAAAGCAGTGGACCTGCTATCTCCGCCGGTTCCTGTTGAAGAGGTGAGCCAGAGTGGCTTCAAACTACAGCCGGGGGCTGACAGTGCTCCAGTGACTCCTCCGCCAGGCACCCCCAATACACctctgccagcagcagcagccccacctTCAGCTGCAGCAAAGCCTGTCCCCGCAGGGTCTGCCCCCCTTCACTCCAGCACAGCAAAGGTGACTGAGTGGATTGTGAAGCACGAGGAGGCCCGGGCCCGCTCCACCCCACCACCGGCTCTCCCCCCTGACACAAAGGCATCGGATATAGACACAAATTCCAGCACGCTGAGGAAAATACTGATGGAGCCCAAGTACGTCGCTGCAACCAGCGTGGCATCAACAACACATGTCACGGCTGCCATAGCCGAGCCTGTGAGTTCGCCTCGCCTGGTGGAGGAAGATCCTCCACCCCCTCCAGCAGAGGTTGTCCGGCCAGGATCAGAAGACAAGCCAGCTGTCCCAGCCATGAATGCTTTGGAGCCGCCAGTGGCAGAGGCCCCCGTTTTCACTGAGAAGGAGAAGGTCATCACTGTCATTGCTCCCAAGGCCACTTCTGTGATAAGCAGGATGCCCCACAGCATTGACCTCGAGGAAACCCCACGGATAGCACTGGTGAAGCAAGCGCCCCAGACGTGCCTAGTCAACGCCCTCTCGCCAAAATACAAGCAGAGGCCAAGTACCAATGACAACAGCCGGTTCCATCCGGGATCCATGTCCGTAATTGAAGATCGGCCGGTGGAGACAGGGTCCAGCCCAGGCCTTCGCGTCAACACATCAGAAGGCATTGTGCTCCTGAGCTATTCTCAGCAGAAGACGGAAGGCCAGCAGCGGATCACAGCAAAGATTAGCCAGATCCCCCCAGCAAGCGCAGTGGACATTGAATTCCAGCAGTCGGTGTCCAAGTCCCAGATCAAGCAAGAACCTCTTGGCCCCTCTCAGCCAATCCCAAAGGGCTCTCAGGCGCCAACGGGGTACGGGAGTGTCTCAGCCCCATCGTCACTTGTGCTGGGAGCTCAGCAGTACAGCCCTTCCCCTGTACTTTCCTCCATCAAGCAGGAACGGGGCAGCCTGGAAAAATCTGAGCCCCTGCACCTCTCTGTCCAGGCGCCCACTTCTCAGTCGGGGCCAGTCAAAGTCCTTTCCCAGTCTGCCAACACTCCATCCATCCTCGTCCACAACCAGATGGTGCTCCCACCGAGCATTGCTTCTTCCACCAACAAAAAGCTTCCAGACCCAGGTGCCCTGAAAGTGGAGACCAAGACTCTTCAGCCTTCGAGCTTGAGCCCCGGGGTTGGGCCTCATCACCCCTCCTTGTCTAGCAAGATACACCCAGAGGCCAATCATGTGAGTGCAGGGCCCAGCACCCCAGCGGAGCGGGTGGTGTCTCACTTGGGGGTCACGAAGCAGGAGCCTCTCTCTCCGCGGACAAGTGGGCACTCTCCGTCTCCCTTCCCAAGGGCTTGTCATCCGGGTGGCCCTTCTTCCCCAGCCCTGTCTGGGAACAACTCCATGCTAGGGATCCAGGGGTCTCCTTGCCCTGGGATCCCGGTGCCTCAATACATCTCCAGCATGCACCCCGAGCAGTCTGTGATCATGCCCCCACACAGTGTCACCCAGACGGTCTCCCTGGGGCACCTCTCGCAAGGGGAGGTCAGGATGAACACCCCTCCTCTGCCAGGCATGCCTTACAGCATCCGTCCCGAAGCGCTTCACTCCCCAAGGGCGGCTCTGCAGCCGCAGCGGTCCAGCACGCCGCAGCCAGCCCCCATCCGAGAGATCGTCATGCCGCCTCTGTCTTCCCAGCATTCCTCCGAAGAGGAGATGCACTACCACCACACGGTGTGCCGCGGGTCTGCCCCCGTACAGTCGGACGTGCTTGTCATGCAGCCGGACTACCGCTTGCACCCCTCCGGCATTCGGATCGACCAGTACAACGTGCCCCGGGACGTGCGGATGATGATGCACCCACACATGGCTGCAGTGGGGGGCGACCATCACCCAGAGACCCGGCAGTCCCGCACACCAGAAGGGAGGTCTGTGAAGACGCCCCCTGCCACAAAGACTCTCCCATCAGGCAAAGAGGCACCCAAGGCCTCGGAAGTCAAGATGGCTCACTCCCCGCACAGTGAGTCCCGCCTCCTCAGTGGCCAGCTGCCAGGACTCCCTCTGACGCAACCAGTTGTCGTCCCTCACGGCGTGCAGATCATGCACCCGGCGGGCACCTCCTTCCACGATTACAGGACGGTCTACGGGGACATGAGGAGCTACCATCCAGCAGCTCAGCTTGGTCATCCTCAGTTTTCCGGGGCGTCGCCAATTGGGCTGCCTTCTCGGAGTATGACCCCCTCTCAG GGTCTGCCAGAAGGGGAGCACACCCACCCCAACCAGCCAGCTCATAGCAAGACTCCCCAGCTCTCCCAGGAGCCCAAGGGAGCCCAGGCGGCAGGACCAGACCCCACTCACCACCCAGTGGCTGTCAACCGGCACATCCAGCAGATCGACCCCCACTTGCACCTTCAGCGCAGCCAGGCGGATGCAGGCCAGACCTCCTACCCGTCTCCCGTCGCTATCTCTGTCAAGCAGGAACTCCCATCCCCACATCAGGCCCCAGTGCAGAAGCCGGCGCTCTTTATCCCAACCACCTCGGGGCCTGGGGCTCCTCCGGGGTTGCCCCTCTCGCGGCCCGAGCCCCAGTCGGTGCTCAAGCAAGACCTTGCACCTCATCCTGTTTCCCAGAGACCGGTGGACATGGTCCAGCTGCTGACC AAATACCCCATTGTCTGGCAGGGGCTCCTGGCCTTGAAGAATGACACGGCGGCCGTCCAGCTGCACTTTGTCTCCGGCAATAACGTCCTGGCACACCGCTCCTTGCCAGCCCCAGAAGGGGGACCTCCCCTGAGGATTGCTCAGCGCATGAGGCTGGAAGCATCACAGTTGGAGGGTGTGGCGCGCAGGATGATG GTGGAGAGCGACTATTGCCTGCTGCTGGCCTTGCCTTGTGGACGAGACCAAGAGGATGTCGTGAACCAGACGGAGTCGCTCAAGGCAGCCTTCATTAGCTACCTGCAAGCCAAGCAAGCCGCTGGCATCATCAATGTTCCCAACCCCGGCTCCAACCAG CCCGCCTACGTCCTACAGATCTTCCCACCCTGTGAGTTCTCTGAGAGTCATCTCTCCCGCCTCGCCCCGGACCTCCTTGCCAGTATCTCAAACATCTCTCCTCACCTGATGATTGTCATTGCATCGGTCTGA